One stretch of Anabrus simplex isolate iqAnaSimp1 chromosome 3, ASM4041472v1, whole genome shotgun sequence DNA includes these proteins:
- the LOC137498958 gene encoding cell surface glycoprotein 1-like: protein NQPTNQPTNQPTNQPTNQPTNQPTNQPTNQPTNQPTNQPTNQPTNQPTNQPTNQPTNQPTNQPTNQPTNQPTNQPTNQPTNQPTNQPTNQPTNQPTNQPTNQPTNQPTNQPTNQPTNQPTNQPTNQPTNQPTNQPTNQPTNQPTNQPTNQPTNQPTNQPTNQPTNQPTNQPTNQPTNQPTNQPTNQPTNQPTNQPTNQPTNQPTNQPTNQPTNQPTNQPTNQPTNQPTNQPTNQPTNQPTNQPTNQPTNQPTNQPTNQPTNQPTNQPTNQPTNQPTNQPTNQPTNQPTNQPTNQPTNQPTNQPTNQPTNQPTNQPTNQPTNQPTNQKASIFVGDFNSHSIIWGYPHDDENGEAVMHREESHQQTSFILQQRKVEILLMSAPSRHMTVQDKWKIASEHLIMAESKVAQRYKGRKPAPLRVGDLVLVKIFPVSSAADHVSGKLSQKWPEP, encoded by the exons aaccaaccaaccaaccaaccaaccaaccaaccaaccaaccaaccaaccaaccaaccaaccaaccaaccaaccaaccaaccaaccaaccaaccaaccaaccaaccaaccaaccaaccaaccaaccaaccaaccaaccaaccaaccaaccaaccaaccaaccaaccaaccaaccaaccaaccaaccaaccaaccaaccaaccaaccaaccaaccaaccaaccaaccaaccaaccaaccaaccaaccaaccaaccaaccaaccaaccaaccaaccaaccaaccaaccaaccaaccaaccaaccaaccaaccaaccaaccaaccaaccaaccaaccaaccaaccaaccaaccaaccaaccaaccaaccaaccaaccaaccaaccaaccaaccaaccaaccaaccaaccaaccaaccaaccaaccaaccaaccaaccaaccaaccaaccaaccaaccaaccaaccaaccaaccaaccaaccaaccaaccaaccaaccaaccaaccaaccaaccaaccaaccaaccaaccaaccaaccaaccaaccaaccaaccaaccaaccaaccaaccaaccaaccaaccaaccaaccaaccaaccaaccaaccaaccaaccaaccaaccaaccaaccaaccaaccaaccaaccaaccaaccaaccaaccaaccaaccaaccaaccaaccaaccaaccaaccaaccaaccaaccaaccaaccaaccaaccaaccaaccaaccaaccaaccaaccaaccaaccaaccaaccaaccaaccaaccaaccaaccaaccaaccaaccaaccaaccaaccaaccaaccaaccaaccaaccaaccaaccaaccaaccaaccaaccaaccaaccaaccaaccaaccaaccaaccaaccaaccaaccaaccaaccaaccaaccaaccaaccaaccaaccaaccaaccaaccaaccaaccaaccaaccaaccaaccaaccaaccaaccaaccaaccaaccaa AAAGCGTCCATCTTCGTGGGCGATTTCAACAGCCACAGCATTATATGGGGTTATCCACATGATGATGAGAATGGAGAAGCTGTTATGCATCGCGAAGAATCACACCAACAAACTTCCTTCATCCTCCAACAGCGGAAGGTGGAAAT TCTGCTTATGTCTGCTCCTTCTCGTCACATGACTGTCCAGGATAAATGGAAAATTGCTTCTGAACATCTAATCATGGCAGAAAGCAAGGTGGCTCAGAGATACAAGGGAAGGAAACCTGCTCCTCTTCGAGTTGGAGACCTTGTTTTAGTTAAAATATTCCCCGTCAGTTCTGCTGCTGACCACGTCAGCGGGAAACTGTCTCAAAAGTGGCCCGAACCATAG